The following proteins are co-located in the Choristoneura fumiferana chromosome 23, NRCan_CFum_1, whole genome shotgun sequence genome:
- the LOC141441258 gene encoding uncharacterized protein produces MGDSSAGTDKFQDAMEMVSKPGKRAIVEEKGNGEDKPAPKISSVERGRAPSGRGAYAGIATAKAKLQNKDDDDYELPTEKAKAYRLEFPALRSLRSRSQGNKEVNKERDRSPSREGNKVTISDLSEDECDDTQLRQTHKLFLKENVRVSREKVFPATTNDELTPDETGVVESVRNAARTVLNEAAKSSNLNGVVRGNINAACREILEGMEYLENKKESDELRKLKADNKRMREQLALLTAETKALRTAFTERKSEMPQAISQGHPEGLQEVLAKHSQELFRSLGNMINARLEAFESRLPPEPIMRPPLAADRASRQQNPSQPDTAKGAPKKTKSGKRSASQPETAQPPRTAQPAAQLIAEPKQKPKPQVKAQARREHSQSTSKAPEVVLEPSWTEVVRRKAKPKAAKHQEAKPTAVPKAIKTKPASSRVLTAPKSSAVVVTLKPEANVTYLSALQKVTTSLRLAEVGIESVRVRKSATGARLIEVPGASSGRAADDLALKIEGLIGDVATVHRPVKTADLRVTGFDESVTSEDIKTAVVLKGGCIMDQPNWTGATDGRVALVVPTGGGFPTLSKVENGPGYVAAKWGKTVIIAVYFSPNRPLPDFEAYLEALGRVVRRSAPAPTIVLGDLNAKSEAWGSPHTDTRGATLRDWTAAMGLEVLNQGDANTCVRRQGGSIVDITFATPAIAQRIIGWRVLEDVETLSDHLYIRMRVSAQTQQSQPPPGRARNRLRFPRWVISQFDSAMAEEAAIIEAWGDPPPNDAGVEVKAARFRESLTAVCDASMPRVRKLPAKQSVYWWSDEIAALRTTSNNARRAYTRCRRRRSHTAEEEEFLHRELKTAKEALQLAITKAKDSAFEEFVDSLNRNPWGGQTLEPELLDRVVEALFPPAPDFAPEDVGSPLGGAR; encoded by the exons ATGGGCGACTCGAGTGCCGGCACGGATAAGTTCCAAGATGCCATGGAAATGGTATCGAAACCTGGCAAGAGGGCAATTGTAGAGGAAAAGGGGAACGGGGAAGACAAACCAGCCCCGAAAATAAGTTCAGTGGAAAGAGGACGTGCTCCATCAGGCAGGGGAGCATACGCAGGAATTGCTACAGCTAAGGCAAAGCTGCAAAATAAAGACGATGACGATTACGAGTTACCTACCGAGAAGGCTAAGGCGTATCGCCTGGAGTTTCCAGCGctacgctcgcttcgctcccGCTCACAGGGGAACAAGGAAGTGAACAAAGAAAGGGACAGAAGCCCTTCTAGGGAAGGTAACAAAGTTACAATCTCGGATTTGTCAGAGGACGAATGTGACGATACGCAGCTTCGGCAGACGCATAAGCTCTTTCTTAAAGAGAATGTGAGGGTTAGCAGGGAAAAAGTTTTCCCTGCAACCACTAACGATGAACTAACACCTGACGAAACAGGTGTCGTAGAGTCTGTGCGAAATGCAGCTCGCACTGTACTTAACGAGGCTGCAAAATCAAGTAACCTCAACGGAGTTGTTCGCGGCAACATTAATGCAGCTTGCCGCGAAATACTTGAAGGTATGGAATACCTTGAAAATAAAAAGGAGAGTGACGAGCTAAGAAAGCTTAAAGCAGATAACAAGAGGATGCGAGAGCAACTCGCTCTCTTAACAGCCGAGACCAAGGCCTTACGCACAGCCTTTACGGAGCGTAAATCGGAAATGCCTCAAGCCATATCTCAAGGGCATCCTGAAGGGCTACAGGAGGTACTTGCAAAACACTCGCAGGAACTCTTCAGGAGCCTGGGCAATATGATAAATGCCCGGCTAGAGGCATTCGAAAGCCGCCTGCCTCCGGAGCCAATTATGCGCCCCCCATTGGCGGCTGACCGGGCGAGCAGGCAACAAAACCCATCTCAGCCAGACACAGCCAAGGGGGCTCCAAAGAAGACAAAATCTGGCAAGCGCTCTGCCAGTCAGCCGGAGACAGCCCAACCACCACGAACTGCTCAACCTGCTGCTCAGCTGATTGCAGAACCAAAGCAGAAGCCTAAACCGCAGGTTAAGGCCCAAGCGAGGAGAGAGCATTCGCAGTCGACCTCCAAGGCGCCGGAAGTTGTCTTGGAACCCTCATGGACGGAAGTAGTAAGGAGGAAAGCGAAGCCCAAGGCAGCCAAGCACCAAGAAGCGAAACCAACTGCCGTACCAAAGGCAATCAAAACCAAGCCTGCGTCATCAAGAGTGCTAACAGCACCGAAAAGCTCGGCGGTCGTTGTTACCCTAAAGCCAGAGGCAAATGTCACATATCTGTCAGCCTTACAGAAAGTGACAACTTCTTTAAGACTGGCAGAGGTGGGCATTGAAAGTGTGCGAGTCCGCAAATCTGCTACTGGAGCCCGCCTAATCGAGGTGCCAGGAGCAAGCAGTGGTCGAGCAGCGGACGACCTAGCTCTAAAAATAGAAGGCTTGATCGGGGATGTGGCCACGGTCCACAGACCTGTTAAGACGGCTGACCTTCGGGTTACTGGTTTTGACGAGTCAGTAACGTCGGAGGACATCAAGACAGCAGTTGTCTTGAAAGGAGGCTGCATAATGGACCAG CCCAACTGGACCGGGGCAACGGACGGCAGAGTGGCGCTAGTGGTGCCGACTGGCGGCGGGTTTCCGACCCTGTCAAAAGTCGAGAACGGCCCGGGCTATGTAGCGGCCAAATGGGGGAAGACTGTGATCATTGCAGTATATTTCTCCCCTAATCGGCCGCTACCCGACTTTGAAGCGTATCTGGAGGCGTTGGGCAGAGTCGTGAGAAGAAGTGCGCCAGCGCCTACAATAGTGTTGGGGGACCTCAATGCTAAGAGCGAGGCATGGGGTTCCCCACACACTGACACCAGAGGGGCGACTCTTCGAGACTGGACGGCAGCAATGGGTCTAGAGGTGTTGAACCAGGGCGACGCCAACACATGTGTTCGACGGCAGGGGGGGTCCATCGTGGACATAACGTTCGCGACCCCTGCCATTGCACAACGAATCATAGGTTGGCGCGTCCTGGAGGACGTCGAGACCCTCTCCGACCATCTGTATATTCGGATGAGGGTCTCCGCGCAAACACAACAGTCGCAACCACCACCTGGAAGGGCTAGGAATAGGCTGAGATTCCCACGGTGGGTCATTTCGCAGTTCGACTCTGCCATGGCGGAAGAAGCTGCGATAATTGAGGCTTGGGGCGATCCACCACCGAATGATGCGGGAGTTGAGGTTAAGGCGGCTCGATTTAGGGAGTCACTGACAGCGGTGTGCGATGCTTCGATGCCGCGAGTACGGAAATTGCCGGCCAAACAAAGCGTTTACTGGTGGTCAGACGAAATAGCCGCCCTTCGAACCACCAGCAACAACGCACGCCGTGCATACACGCGCTGTAGACGCCGGAGGTCGCACACTGCAGAAGAAGAAGAGTTCCTACACAGGGAGCTAAAGACGGCCAAAGAGGCACTACAATTGGCCATAACAAAAGCCAAAGATAGTGCCTTTGAGGAGTTTGTCGACTCTTTAAATAGGAATCCGTGGGGCGGCC AAACCCTAGAGCCCGAACTCCTAGACAGGGTCGTGGAAGCCCTCTTCCCACCGGCGCCGGATTTTGCTCCCGAGGATGTCGGCTCCCCCCTCGGAGGAGCAAGATGA